The following proteins are encoded in a genomic region of Cataglyphis hispanica isolate Lineage 1 chromosome 9, ULB_Chis1_1.0, whole genome shotgun sequence:
- the LOC126851987 gene encoding cytochrome P450 18a1 isoform X1: MLVESITQWIWSAMGGTRIEIVYTLLVFVSVLLVVRFIQWLRYIRTLPPGPWGMPISGYLHFIKGDVHLQYSELAKKYGSIFSARLGNQLVVVLSDYRVIRDTFRREDFTGRPHTEFINILDGYGIVNTEGALWKDQRRFLHDKLRSFGMTSGAGKKNLESRIMCEVDAFLRGMAMRRGAPTNISLCLGMSISNVICTLIMGMRFHHGDSRFKRFMGLIEEGFKLFASVVYVNYIPFMRYLPCMQGVRNKISQNRAEMANFFQETVNQHRATFNKNNVRDLVDTYLLEIQRAKEEGRETQLFQGKNHDRQMQQILGDLFSAGMETVKTTLEWAVLLMLHHPEAAQAVQEELDQVVGRSRLPTLEDLPFLPITEATIQEILRRSSIVPLGTTHATTRDVTLNGYTIPAGSQIVPLLHAVHMDPELWDEPEAFRPARFLTSEGKVHKPEYFMPFGVGRRMCLGDMLARMELFLFFSSLMHTFDLRLPEGTSLPSLRGNAGITVSPDPFKVCLLQRDLNLANCGSNEVTTGGPLRNVGSH; this comes from the exons ATGCTAGTGGAAAGCATCACGCAATGGATCTGGAGCGCGATGGGCGGCACCAGGATCGAGATCGTTTATACTCTTCTGGTGTTCGTCAGTGTTCTCCTGGTGGTGCGGTTTATTCAGTGGCTCAGGTACATTCGCACTTTACCGCCCGGTCCATGGGGAATGCCGATTTCCGGTTATCTGCACTTCATCAAGGGCGACGTGCATCTGCAATACAGCGAGCTGGCCAAAAAATACGGCTCCATATTCAGCGCTCGTCTTGGCAATCAGCTGGTCGTCGTTCTCAGTGATTATCGCGTCATACGCGATACGTTTCGACGCGAGGACTTCACCGGCAGGCCGCACACCGAGTTCATCAACATCCTCGACGGATATG GTATCGTAAATACGGAGGGTGCCTTGTGGAAGGATCAGAGGAGATTTCTTCACGACAAGCTTAGAAGCTTCGGCATGACGAGTGGTGCCggcaagaaaaatttagaGTCGAGGATTATG tGCGAAGTTGATGCGTTTCTGCGGGGGATGGCGATGCGACGCGGGGCGCCCACAAACATCTCGCTCTGCCTCGGTATGTCGATCAGTAACGTGATCTGCACGCTCATAATGGGAATGCGCTTCCATCACGGCGACTCGCGATTCAAAAGATTCATGGGCCTCATCGAGGAGGGATTTAAGCTCTTCGCCAGCGTGGTGTACGTCAACTATATACCGTTCATGCGCTACCTGCCTTGCATGCAGGGCGTTCGAAATAAGATCTCGCAGAATCGTGCGGAAATGGCGAATTTCTTCCAAGAGACTGTCAATCAACACAGAGCAACCTTCAACAAGAATAACGTGCGCGATCTCGTGGATACTTATTTGCTTGAGATTCAGCGGGCCAAGGAGGAAGGCCGGGAGACTCAGCTTTTCCAAGGAAAAAATCATG ATCGTCAGATGCAACAGATTCTGGGCGATCTCTTCTCCGCCGGTATGGAAACGGTGAAAACTACTTTGGAATGGGCGGTGCTTTTAATGCTACACCATCCGGAAGCGGCACAAGCGGTGCAAGAGGAATTGGACCAGGTCGTAGGAAGATCCCGACTGCCTACACTGGAGGATCTTCCCTTCTTACCGATCACCGAGGCGACAATTCAAGAGATTCTTCGCCGATCCAGTATCGTACCACTTGGAACCACGCACGCCACTACACG AGACGTGACGTTGAACGGCTACACGATACCAGCCGGTAGTCAAATAGTGCCGCTGTTGCACGCGGTGCATATGGATCCGGAACTCTGGGACGAGCCAGAGGCCTTTCGACCCGCCCGTTTCCTCACCAGCGAGGGTAAGGTCCACAAGCCGGAGTACTTCATGCCATTCGGGGTTGGTAGACGAATGTGTCTTGGTGACATGCTGGCGCGCATGGAGCTGTTCCTATTCTTCAGCTCGCTGATGCACACCTTCGATCTGAGACTGCCCGAAGGCACCTCGTTGCCGAGTCTGCGGGGCAACGCCGGCATCACGGTATCTCCGGATCCCTTCAAGGTTTGCCTGCTGCAGAGGGATCTCAATCTGGCCAACTGCGGCAGTAACGAGGTCACCACCGGCGGGCCCTTGCGCAACGTCGGCAGCCATTGA
- the LOC126851987 gene encoding cytochrome P450 18a1 isoform X2: protein MPISGYLHFIKGDVHLQYSELAKKYGSIFSARLGNQLVVVLSDYRVIRDTFRREDFTGRPHTEFINILDGYGIVNTEGALWKDQRRFLHDKLRSFGMTSGAGKKNLESRIMCEVDAFLRGMAMRRGAPTNISLCLGMSISNVICTLIMGMRFHHGDSRFKRFMGLIEEGFKLFASVVYVNYIPFMRYLPCMQGVRNKISQNRAEMANFFQETVNQHRATFNKNNVRDLVDTYLLEIQRAKEEGRETQLFQGKNHDRQMQQILGDLFSAGMETVKTTLEWAVLLMLHHPEAAQAVQEELDQVVGRSRLPTLEDLPFLPITEATIQEILRRSSIVPLGTTHATTRDVTLNGYTIPAGSQIVPLLHAVHMDPELWDEPEAFRPARFLTSEGKVHKPEYFMPFGVGRRMCLGDMLARMELFLFFSSLMHTFDLRLPEGTSLPSLRGNAGITVSPDPFKVCLLQRDLNLANCGSNEVTTGGPLRNVGSH from the exons ATGCCGATTTCCGGTTATCTGCACTTCATCAAGGGCGACGTGCATCTGCAATACAGCGAGCTGGCCAAAAAATACGGCTCCATATTCAGCGCTCGTCTTGGCAATCAGCTGGTCGTCGTTCTCAGTGATTATCGCGTCATACGCGATACGTTTCGACGCGAGGACTTCACCGGCAGGCCGCACACCGAGTTCATCAACATCCTCGACGGATATG GTATCGTAAATACGGAGGGTGCCTTGTGGAAGGATCAGAGGAGATTTCTTCACGACAAGCTTAGAAGCTTCGGCATGACGAGTGGTGCCggcaagaaaaatttagaGTCGAGGATTATG tGCGAAGTTGATGCGTTTCTGCGGGGGATGGCGATGCGACGCGGGGCGCCCACAAACATCTCGCTCTGCCTCGGTATGTCGATCAGTAACGTGATCTGCACGCTCATAATGGGAATGCGCTTCCATCACGGCGACTCGCGATTCAAAAGATTCATGGGCCTCATCGAGGAGGGATTTAAGCTCTTCGCCAGCGTGGTGTACGTCAACTATATACCGTTCATGCGCTACCTGCCTTGCATGCAGGGCGTTCGAAATAAGATCTCGCAGAATCGTGCGGAAATGGCGAATTTCTTCCAAGAGACTGTCAATCAACACAGAGCAACCTTCAACAAGAATAACGTGCGCGATCTCGTGGATACTTATTTGCTTGAGATTCAGCGGGCCAAGGAGGAAGGCCGGGAGACTCAGCTTTTCCAAGGAAAAAATCATG ATCGTCAGATGCAACAGATTCTGGGCGATCTCTTCTCCGCCGGTATGGAAACGGTGAAAACTACTTTGGAATGGGCGGTGCTTTTAATGCTACACCATCCGGAAGCGGCACAAGCGGTGCAAGAGGAATTGGACCAGGTCGTAGGAAGATCCCGACTGCCTACACTGGAGGATCTTCCCTTCTTACCGATCACCGAGGCGACAATTCAAGAGATTCTTCGCCGATCCAGTATCGTACCACTTGGAACCACGCACGCCACTACACG AGACGTGACGTTGAACGGCTACACGATACCAGCCGGTAGTCAAATAGTGCCGCTGTTGCACGCGGTGCATATGGATCCGGAACTCTGGGACGAGCCAGAGGCCTTTCGACCCGCCCGTTTCCTCACCAGCGAGGGTAAGGTCCACAAGCCGGAGTACTTCATGCCATTCGGGGTTGGTAGACGAATGTGTCTTGGTGACATGCTGGCGCGCATGGAGCTGTTCCTATTCTTCAGCTCGCTGATGCACACCTTCGATCTGAGACTGCCCGAAGGCACCTCGTTGCCGAGTCTGCGGGGCAACGCCGGCATCACGGTATCTCCGGATCCCTTCAAGGTTTGCCTGCTGCAGAGGGATCTCAATCTGGCCAACTGCGGCAGTAACGAGGTCACCACCGGCGGGCCCTTGCGCAACGTCGGCAGCCATTGA